Proteins from a genomic interval of Candidatus Paceibacterota bacterium:
- a CDS encoding ribonuclease HII, with the protein MKYLVGIDEVGRGPIAGSVAVGAFVFLDNKAGRLFRGVKESKQLSEEQREKWFAVIEKVKKEGFVDFCVTFQSEKIIDIKGLSWAIKKALSTSLDKVTKSNKIKPSETRALLDGGLKAPIEFTDQKTIIKGDEKETVIALASICAKVLRDRKMVKLGKKYPQYGFGEHKGYGTRKHYGAIKKHGMLKEHRKSFLKRF; encoded by the coding sequence ATGAAATACTTGGTTGGAATAGATGAGGTTGGTCGTGGCCCTATAGCTGGGTCTGTAGCTGTAGGGGCTTTTGTATTTCTTGATAATAAGGCGGGTAGATTGTTTCGTGGTGTAAAAGAATCAAAACAACTAAGTGAAGAACAAAGAGAGAAATGGTTTGCTGTAATTGAAAAAGTGAAGAAAGAGGGTTTCGTAGATTTTTGCGTTACATTTCAAAGTGAAAAAATAATAGACATAAAAGGACTTTCTTGGGCAATAAAAAAAGCACTTTCAACTTCTTTAGATAAGGTGACAAAATCAAATAAAATAAAACCAAGTGAGACTCGAGCACTACTTGACGGTGGTTTGAAGGCACCTATTGAATTTACAGATCAGAAAACAATCATCAAAGGTGATGAAAAAGAAACTGTGATTGCTCTGGCTTCTATATGTGCCAAAGTCTTGCGTGATAGGAAAATGGTGAAATTGGGTAAGAAATATCCTCAATATGGATTTGGTGAGCATAAGGGGTATGGGACAAGGAAACATTATGGAGCTATAAAAAAGCATGGAATGTTGAAGGAACATAGGAAGAGTTTCTTGAAGAGATTTTAA